From Sporosarcina sp. Te-1, the proteins below share one genomic window:
- a CDS encoding ABC transporter substrate-binding protein, translating to MKKVFGVLLVGASLALTACTSDKGETEKADQVSAQAEEEQQETFNENTYGVDEKKLDELMKQFPETEADRIITTSVPLAEMLNLLDITPVGVPTSTNPLPKEFESIDQIGSPMAPDLEVITSLQPDLLLGAKSLQSSLDESLKGMNLQTAYLPTDSFDDLKTSFSALGTYFNKEQEMHTVLDTLQKKEEDLKEKGTGKELPSVMLMIGTADSFMVMNEKSYIGSLVDKLGAENIATTILQAKDTYSALNLEDVVAADPDLILVLASGDHGASEDMFKKEVEKNETWKKLSAYQNDNIHILDYEVFGVTSIQNAERALTDIATYFYE from the coding sequence TTGAAGAAGGTATTCGGTGTTTTATTAGTAGGAGCTTCACTGGCATTAACTGCTTGTACGTCTGATAAAGGGGAGACTGAAAAGGCTGATCAGGTGTCCGCTCAGGCGGAAGAAGAGCAACAAGAGACATTTAATGAAAATACATATGGAGTGGATGAGAAAAAGCTCGATGAATTGATGAAACAATTCCCTGAGACAGAAGCGGACAGGATTATTACGACGTCAGTGCCTTTAGCGGAAATGTTGAATCTGCTGGATATTACGCCGGTTGGTGTTCCGACTTCAACCAATCCTCTGCCAAAGGAGTTTGAGTCAATTGATCAGATCGGCTCCCCGATGGCACCTGACTTAGAAGTGATTACAAGCCTGCAGCCGGATTTGCTGCTTGGGGCAAAGTCACTGCAGAGCTCCTTGGATGAAAGCCTGAAAGGAATGAATTTGCAAACGGCTTACTTGCCTACAGATTCCTTCGATGACTTGAAGACGAGCTTCTCTGCGTTAGGCACCTATTTCAATAAAGAGCAAGAAATGCATACGGTATTGGATACATTGCAAAAGAAAGAAGAGGATCTGAAAGAAAAAGGCACAGGCAAGGAACTGCCAAGTGTCATGCTGATGATCGGCACTGCGGATTCCTTCATGGTCATGAATGAGAAGTCGTATATCGGCAGCCTGGTGGATAAATTGGGCGCTGAGAATATCGCGACCACCATCCTGCAAGCGAAGGATACCTATTCGGCCTTGAACTTGGAAGATGTAGTGGCAGCGGACCCGGATCTCATTTTAGTTTTGGCTTCAGGCGATCACGGTGCATCCGAGGACATGTTCAAAAAAGAAGTGGAGAAAAATGAAACATGGAAGAAGCTTTCGGCTTATCAGAACGACAACATTCATATTTTGGACTATGAAGTGTTTGGCGTGACGTCCATTCAAAATGCCGAACGTGCTTTGACGGATATTGCCACGTATTTCTATGAATAA
- a CDS encoding GntR family transcriptional regulator — protein sequence MQLLISNSSKEPIYNQIKDQIKQKVLSGELQEGDALPSMRQLAKDLHISVITTKRAYEELEKEGYIYSIIGKGSFIAEQNVDMIKEKKLTAMEEKLQEVIANSKEIGLSLKELKEWITILYEE from the coding sequence ATGCAGCTTTTAATTTCCAACAGCTCTAAAGAGCCGATCTACAATCAAATCAAAGATCAAATTAAGCAAAAGGTGTTGTCAGGTGAATTGCAGGAAGGCGACGCGCTCCCCTCGATGCGACAGCTGGCAAAGGATTTGCATATAAGCGTCATAACGACCAAACGGGCATATGAAGAATTGGAAAAAGAGGGGTATATCTATTCGATCATCGGAAAAGGCTCCTTCATCGCAGAACAAAATGTCGACATGATCAAGGAGAAGAAGTTGACTGCCATGGAAGAGAAGCTGCAGGAGGTTATTGCGAACAGCAAAGAAATCGGGCTGTCTTTGAAAGAGTTGAAGGAATGGATAACGATACTATATGAGGAGTAG
- a CDS encoding ABC transporter ATP-binding protein, whose product MDHVIELKNVNKSYDHFNVSNVSVQIKKGFVTGIIGSNGAGKSTIMRMILNLVKPDSGEVHVFGLDYAKHEKSIKDRIGFIFSEDVLYDELTLHDQKKLIAPCYSKWDDALFHQYCDTFELPLKQKLKSFSKGMKVKATLAIALSHKADLLVMDEPTAGLDPVFRREFLDIMQDIMLDGNKSIVLSTHIMSDLSTIADYITYVQKGQIAFSKDIHELQENYAVVRGGIELLDRDTEQCFLAIKKTKTGFEGLSADQNIAESLFGNEAVIEKASLEDIMYYMQGGKNVAVVN is encoded by the coding sequence ATGGACCATGTAATTGAGTTGAAAAATGTGAACAAATCGTATGATCACTTCAATGTTTCCAATGTATCCGTACAAATAAAAAAAGGCTTCGTCACAGGTATTATCGGTTCGAATGGAGCAGGAAAATCGACAATCATGAGAATGATTTTGAACTTGGTAAAGCCGGATTCCGGTGAGGTCCATGTGTTTGGATTGGACTATGCCAAACATGAAAAAAGCATCAAAGATCGAATCGGTTTCATCTTCAGCGAGGATGTCCTCTACGATGAATTGACTTTGCATGATCAAAAAAAACTGATTGCCCCTTGTTATTCGAAATGGGATGACGCTTTGTTCCACCAGTATTGCGACACGTTCGAGCTGCCGCTTAAACAAAAATTGAAATCCTTTTCGAAGGGAATGAAAGTGAAAGCAACACTCGCAATCGCGCTTTCCCACAAAGCCGATCTATTAGTCATGGATGAGCCGACAGCCGGGCTTGACCCAGTCTTTCGAAGGGAATTTCTTGATATCATGCAGGATATCATGCTCGATGGAAATAAGTCGATCGTGCTGTCCACCCATATTATGAGCGACTTATCGACGATAGCGGATTATATTACGTATGTCCAAAAAGGCCAGATTGCCTTTTCGAAGGACATTCACGAGCTTCAGGAAAACTATGCAGTCGTCCGGGGCGGCATCGAACTTCTGGACCGTGATACAGAACAATGCTTCCTTGCCATAAAAAAAACCAAAACAGGATTTGAAGGGTTATCCGCCGATCAAAATATAGCAGAATCCCTCTTCGGAAACGAAGCGGTCATCGAAAAGGCAAGCTTGGAAGATATCATGTACTACATGCAAGGAGGTAAGAACGTTGCTGTTGTTAATTAA
- a CDS encoding ABC-2 transporter permease yields MLLLIKKDLVIHKLSWLLYFAMLLFFIVLNKDVMFVVAIITAIITMNTFHYDELAHGNKLWNSLPFTRKEIVSARYSTLLVVLLMVTAIVMTVARITNGEWSSAFSSLSIWEEIIGSFIVMMVSASIFFPVVYKFAQKKTIFTFVILFIGTAIAGVYSIYYLYKYLIESTSIIQSMGIGLYWALLAIGSLVCYVLSWGLSLKIYKAKEFL; encoded by the coding sequence TTGCTGTTGTTAATTAAAAAAGACTTGGTGATTCATAAATTATCGTGGCTGCTCTATTTTGCCATGCTGTTGTTTTTTATCGTTCTAAATAAAGACGTCATGTTTGTCGTGGCGATCATAACAGCCATTATCACCATGAATACTTTTCATTATGACGAACTTGCTCATGGAAATAAGCTTTGGAATTCCCTGCCCTTCACTCGTAAAGAAATAGTAAGTGCACGTTACTCCACTTTGTTAGTTGTGTTATTGATGGTTACGGCAATTGTTATGACAGTTGCCAGAATTACAAACGGCGAATGGAGTTCCGCTTTCTCAAGTCTCTCTATTTGGGAAGAGATTATTGGCAGTTTCATCGTCATGATGGTATCCGCTAGCATATTCTTTCCTGTGGTATATAAGTTTGCGCAGAAAAAGACTATTTTTACATTCGTTATTCTGTTTATCGGCACAGCAATTGCAGGGGTTTATTCTATTTATTATCTCTATAAATATTTGATTGAATCCACATCCATTATCCAATCCATGGGCATTGGCTTGTATTGGGCCTTGCTGGCAATCGGTTCGCTCGTTTGTTATGTCCTCTCCTGGGGCTTGTCTTTGAAGATTTACAAAGCAAAAGAGTTCCTGTAA
- a CDS encoding YfzA family protein, translated as MKPVNRSPLNKWLLIVGGFIAAQLVFIATDGTVLEPNLNNAGTFAKKIADNLFFLDWITLYQNFIYRLLTVLAVLQIAFMAIKDITKLTRTRSRV; from the coding sequence GTGAAACCTGTTAATCGAAGCCCCTTGAATAAATGGCTGCTGATTGTTGGTGGTTTCATTGCAGCCCAGCTTGTTTTTATAGCTACGGATGGAACGGTTTTAGAACCCAATTTAAATAATGCAGGTACTTTCGCAAAGAAGATCGCAGACAATCTCTTCTTTTTAGACTGGATTACGCTCTATCAGAATTTTATTTATCGATTATTGACTGTCCTGGCTGTTCTGCAAATCGCATTCATGGCAATAAAGGATATCACCAAACTTACAAGAACGAGAAGCAGAGTGTAA
- a CDS encoding DUF817 domain-containing protein, with protein sequence MIKEARYEVAWGKRISRPVRQLVRFGWEQAMSCLFPVVIFGSLAATQVIPLPFLPRYDWLLLIFLLMQWWMVRSGLETKDELKVITLFHLIGLALEIFKVNMGSWSYPEEGYFKILGVPLYSGFMYASVASYLCQAWRRLDVKLVKWPPSFLVIPLGAAIYLNFFTHHFWVDIRWWLAGLVIVVFWRSWVTYEVNRVQYRMPIAFSFILIGFFIWVAENIATFFGAWQYPNQTEAWSLVHLGKVSSWLLLVIVSFLIVATLKQTKAKISR encoded by the coding sequence ATGATTAAAGAAGCTAGATATGAAGTCGCGTGGGGTAAGCGTATAAGCAGGCCAGTCCGGCAACTTGTCCGTTTTGGGTGGGAGCAGGCGATGTCCTGCTTGTTCCCAGTTGTTATTTTTGGGTCTCTTGCTGCTACGCAAGTCATCCCGCTTCCTTTTTTGCCACGGTATGATTGGTTGCTCCTCATCTTCCTTCTCATGCAGTGGTGGATGGTGAGATCGGGTCTGGAAACAAAGGATGAGTTGAAGGTCATCACGCTCTTTCACTTGATTGGACTAGCTTTGGAAATATTTAAGGTGAATATGGGATCTTGGTCGTATCCAGAAGAGGGCTATTTCAAAATACTGGGTGTGCCTTTATATAGCGGATTTATGTATGCCAGTGTCGCGAGTTACTTATGCCAGGCATGGCGGCGATTGGACGTGAAGCTGGTGAAATGGCCGCCGTCATTTCTAGTCATCCCGTTAGGCGCGGCGATTTATTTGAACTTTTTTACGCATCATTTTTGGGTGGACATCCGTTGGTGGCTAGCTGGGTTGGTTATTGTCGTCTTCTGGCGGTCGTGGGTGACGTATGAAGTGAATAGGGTGCAATACCGGATGCCCATCGCATTTTCATTTATATTAATCGGCTTCTTCATCTGGGTCGCTGAAAACATCGCCACTTTTTTCGGGGCATGGCAATATCCAAATCAAACCGAAGCATGGAGTCTCGTCCATTTAGGGAAGGTCAGTTCATGGCTGTTGTTGGTCATTGTTAGTTTTCTAATCGTTGCAACGCTGAAACAGACGAAAGCAAAGATCTCAAGATAG
- a CDS encoding helix-turn-helix transcriptional regulator — MTIIINIDVMLAKRKMSVTELSEKVGITMANLSILKNGKAKAIRLSTLEAICKALDCQPGDLLEYEPEGRSDD, encoded by the coding sequence ATGACAATTATTATTAATATCGATGTGATGTTGGCGAAACGGAAAATGAGCGTGACGGAGCTTTCCGAAAAGGTCGGGATTACGATGGCAAACTTGTCCATCTTGAAGAACGGCAAGGCAAAAGCGATCCGGCTGTCGACGCTTGAGGCGATTTGCAAGGCGCTCGATTGCCAGCCAGGCGATTTGTTGGAATACGAGCCAGAGGGTCGTTCCGATGATTAA
- a CDS encoding DUF2975 domain-containing protein has translation MKRGSTLFLKVAVILMGIPVLALCVFFVPNIAEFAAELYPDHGYLRYLVLIDLYAAAIPFYIALYQAFRLLVLIDRNLAFSDVAVRALRNIKFCGMAICLIYIIGLPLLYLIAEKDDAPGLIVIGMVIAFASIVVSVFAAVLQKLLKEAIHIKTENDLTV, from the coding sequence ATGAAACGAGGTTCCACCCTCTTTTTAAAAGTCGCAGTTATATTAATGGGAATACCGGTACTTGCGCTATGCGTCTTTTTTGTCCCCAATATAGCGGAGTTTGCAGCGGAATTATATCCGGATCATGGATACTTGAGGTATTTAGTTCTCATCGATTTATATGCTGCGGCCATCCCTTTTTATATCGCCCTATATCAAGCGTTTCGTTTGTTGGTGTTGATTGATAGAAACCTGGCTTTTTCAGATGTAGCTGTTCGTGCTTTGAGAAATATTAAATTCTGCGGAATGGCCATCTGTCTGATCTATATTATCGGCTTGCCACTACTGTATTTGATCGCTGAAAAGGACGACGCCCCCGGTCTGATCGTTATAGGAATGGTCATTGCTTTCGCTTCCATAGTGGTTTCGGTATTCGCTGCTGTCCTTCAGAAGCTGTTAAAAGAAGCCATCCATATCAAAACGGAAAATGATCTGACGGTCTGA
- a CDS encoding MBL fold metallo-hydrolase: MKLPLSKGTPQCELTVLNAGFYKASLHMLKKKFPKKKVWGPALFFLIKHPKQGYFLFDTGYSTRFLDVTHAFPYRILRFATPVQISKKDNAVEQLRAMNINPAEVQIILSHMHVDHVGGIHDFPTSRIIVSKKEWDFTRRSSLRLFKNFYIKELFDGIDPEQLQLIDFNGKTSYGPFSNAVDLFQDGSMILVPLPGHAVGQMGLLVNGLEGKRYFLIADSVYVRQNFRENLGGSWISKFAHYNNKEYKSLFPLLQQIEEDNLDIVMLPSHDPEIYREYVEEQ, encoded by the coding sequence ATGAAATTGCCCCTTTCAAAGGGAACGCCACAATGTGAACTGACCGTATTGAATGCAGGATTTTATAAGGCATCCTTACATATGTTGAAAAAGAAGTTTCCAAAGAAAAAGGTTTGGGGACCTGCTCTATTTTTTCTCATTAAACATCCCAAGCAAGGATATTTTTTATTTGATACTGGCTATTCGACACGATTTCTCGATGTTACCCATGCCTTTCCCTATCGCATATTACGATTTGCTACACCAGTGCAAATATCAAAAAAAGATAATGCCGTGGAACAGTTGCGGGCCATGAATATTAATCCTGCCGAAGTCCAAATTATTTTATCTCATATGCATGTGGACCATGTTGGCGGAATCCATGACTTTCCTACTTCAAGAATTATTGTGAGTAAGAAGGAATGGGACTTTACACGTCGGTCTTCATTACGTTTGTTTAAGAATTTTTATATAAAGGAGTTGTTCGATGGAATTGATCCTGAACAGTTACAACTAATTGATTTTAATGGCAAAACGTCATACGGACCATTTTCTAATGCAGTTGATTTGTTTCAGGATGGGTCAATGATCTTGGTCCCTCTTCCTGGCCATGCTGTCGGTCAGATGGGCTTACTTGTAAACGGTTTGGAGGGAAAAAGATATTTCCTTATTGCAGACTCAGTATACGTTCGCCAGAATTTCAGAGAAAACCTTGGCGGGAGTTGGATTAGTAAGTTTGCACATTATAATAATAAGGAATATAAAAGCCTATTTCCCCTGTTGCAGCAAATAGAAGAAGATAATTTGGATATAGTCATGCTTCCCTCACATGATCCTGAAATTTATCGGGAATATGTAGAAGAACAATGA
- a CDS encoding fumarylacetoacetate hydrolase family protein, with the protein MKLVTFETNNDTSALFGVVIANNFVVAFSTIISKTGKDITILDDANQYVTHLPESEVYAKELYEYASEHIDSFTDREMPELKDVRLRPPISKVPALLDLGLSPRHLQNAAKNLLQREVKWPLNKLINFVLHRRLQREYITPNFRYYKGNHNAIIGDGDTIHWPSYTSYLDIEPELAIVVGAGSSIAGYVIFNDCSARDVQLPDFLGLTGPGKCKDFTASNGIGPFLVTPDEVGNPLNLKVEVRIGDRFKWKGSTSEYTAKPEDVLQAIHSIFRPLPGTIIGMGTIPDCCSIETEEWLLPSERIEISIEKLGSLVQFTPNTLESKEICRWAKRADLNLYVSPIGGVRVDHEIAPFKGNATM; encoded by the coding sequence ATGAAGCTTGTCACATTTGAAACAAATAATGATACTAGCGCTTTGTTTGGTGTAGTTATTGCAAATAATTTTGTTGTCGCCTTTTCAACCATCATTTCAAAGACAGGAAAAGACATCACCATTCTTGATGATGCTAACCAATATGTAACACATCTGCCTGAGAGCGAGGTATATGCAAAGGAATTATACGAATATGCAAGCGAGCATATAGATTCATTTACAGACAGAGAGATGCCGGAACTTAAGGATGTACGATTACGGCCACCTATCTCGAAGGTACCTGCTCTTCTGGACCTCGGCTTATCCCCTAGGCATTTGCAAAATGCAGCAAAGAATCTGTTGCAAAGAGAAGTTAAATGGCCATTAAATAAGTTAATCAATTTTGTTCTTCATCGACGATTGCAGCGAGAGTATATAACGCCAAATTTTCGTTACTATAAAGGCAATCACAATGCCATCATTGGAGATGGGGACACTATTCATTGGCCATCCTACACATCCTATTTGGACATCGAACCAGAGCTTGCTATCGTAGTAGGGGCTGGAAGTTCAATTGCAGGTTATGTCATCTTTAATGATTGCTCTGCACGAGACGTTCAATTGCCTGACTTCTTGGGATTAACAGGACCAGGAAAGTGCAAAGATTTCACTGCCAGCAATGGTATTGGACCTTTCCTAGTAACTCCAGACGAAGTAGGCAATCCATTAAATTTAAAAGTTGAAGTCCGGATTGGGGACCGATTCAAATGGAAAGGAAGCACATCGGAATATACAGCGAAGCCAGAAGATGTTCTTCAAGCGATTCATTCTATCTTTAGGCCATTGCCAGGCACAATTATAGGAATGGGAACAATTCCTGATTGTTGTTCAATTGAAACAGAGGAATGGTTATTGCCTTCAGAACGTATTGAAATTTCTATCGAAAAATTAGGGTCGCTTGTTCAATTTACACCGAACACGTTAGAAAGCAAGGAGATCTGCAGATGGGCTAAAAGAGCAGATTTGAACTTATACGTATCGCCCATAGGAGGAGTTAGAGTTGACCATGAAATTGCCCCTTTCAAAGGGAACGCCACAATGTGA